In Brachypodium distachyon strain Bd21 chromosome 2, Brachypodium_distachyon_v3.0, whole genome shotgun sequence, one genomic interval encodes:
- the LOC100842643 gene encoding protein trichome birefringence-like 3 produces the protein MDSLPSGKSRWTLCSLLCLCLLSAGLLLCSRPSFPAPRPWEHFSRVQVQQAATSSSSPHPSAAAAYHDHRLAVPPAPAPDTSSSDLAEEEEMATGSAPAPAPGPASAWDGEEEEKCEAWDGEWVQDPAGYPLYEAAECPFLSDQVTCRRNGRPDSGYEQWRWQPNGCGRGGSRRRRRFDAGVAALEQCRGRRLVFVGDSLNRNMWESLACILYTAVPDRSRTRIDDVSSEYRIFRAMDYNCSVEFFWNPFLVKLETKQDRTRALKLDQLPAMLQQVIGADVLVFNTGHWWTHTGKLRAWDHLERNGVHVKMDGEEAFNRALRTWARWVDHNVDPTRTRVFFRSVSPEHKSSNWCYSQTSPITNGTVVPWFPKSLISIVETNIQSMSTHVTYLNITHLSELRIDAHPSVYTTNREGKPLTMEQRHQPIIYADCSHWCLPGLPDTWNVLLLASLMRSPADVHLVRKDK, from the exons ATGGATTCCCTCCCGTCAGGCAAGAGCCGATGGACGCTCTGCTCCCTCCTATGCCTCTGCCTCCTCTcggccggcctcctcctctgtTCCCGCCCGTCCTTCCCGGCTCCGCGCCCCTGGGAGCACTTCTCCAGGGTGCAGGTGCAGCAGGCGGCTACCTCCTCCTCATCGCCCCATCCcagcgctgccgccgcttACCATGATCATCGGCTCGCAGTGCCGCCGGCACCGGCCCCGGACACGAGTTCCAGCGATcttgccgaggaggaggagatggcgaCCGGCAGTGCGccggctccggcaccggggccggcatcggcatgggacggagaggaggaagagaagtgCGAGGCGTGGGACGGGGAGTGGGTGCAGGACCCGGCGGGGTACCCGCTGTACGAGGCGGCGGAGTGCCCGTTCCTGAGCGACCAGGTGACGTGCCGGAGGAACGGCCGCCCGGACTCTGGATACGagcagtggcggtggcagccCAACGggtgcggccgcggcggcagtaggaggaggaggaggttcgacgccggcgtggcggcgctggagcAGTGCCGGGGCAGGCGGCTGGTGTTCGTGGGCGACTCGCTGAACCGCAACATGTGGGAGTCGCTCGCATGCATCCTCTACACGGCGGTGCCCGACCGCTCGCGCACGCGCATCGACGACGTCAGCTCCGAGTACAGGATCTTCCGCGCCATG GATTACAATTGCTCCGTGGAATTCTTCTGGAACCCGTTCCTTGTAAAGCTCGAAACTAAGCAAGATCGAACCAGGGCTCTCAAGCTGGACCAGCTCCCGGCCATGCTGCAACAGGTGATCGGCGCAGATGTCCTCGTCTTCAACACCGGACACTGGTGGACTCACACCGGCAAGCTCAGGGC TTGGGACCACCTAGAGAGAAACGGCGTGCATGTTAAGATGGATGGAGAGGAAGCCTTCAACCGAGCACTGAGGACTTGGGCAAGATGGGTAGATCACAACGTAGATCCAACCAGAACCAGGGTCTTCTTCCGAAGTGTCTCACCTGAACACAAGAG TTCAAATTGGTGCTACAGTCAGACATCTCCAATCACAAATGGAACAGTCGTCCCATGGTTCCCAAAGAGCCTAATATCCATCGTTGAGACGAACATACAAAGCATGAGTACACATGTTACATATCTGAACATCACTCATCTTTCTGAGCTGCGGATTGACGCACATCCATCAGTGTACACTACCAACCGGGAAGGAAAGCCTCTCACAATGGAGCAACGGCATCAACCAATCATCTATGCTGACTGTAGCCACTGGTGCCTACCAGGGCTACCTGATACCTGGAATGTATTATTACTTGCTTCCTTGATGAGATCTCCCGCTGATGTACACTTAGTACGAAAGGATAAGTGA